Proteins found in one Planctomycetes bacterium MalM25 genomic segment:
- the xcpT_2 gene encoding Type II secretion system protein G precursor, protein MNNPPSRANRRQTGFTLVELLVVIAIIGMLMALLIPAVGAARARARQITCTNQLKQLATGIINYESSKQKYPGYVQSLKRSDGASFLRIRVQTLSNSLFESTSNRAESLVSWAAMILPEIEGNDIYDAMFDATTTGPRAQILPLEVFRCPDDTEMSALSDTAGLTYVANTGTWDWYGTNNQPLPSSSNFGAAEYNAIAGDTKSNGIFHNRTFDNVSLNMSDVSSGDGASNTLLLSENIHKEIEEPESSNLRLYTWAGVFPGTPGEQQLGMVWIDPEQYDSGNLNANPFVEVSGVPIQYAFSQEGDAVGYPIASPVFARPASSHPGGAFNAAFADGSTRTFQPDLDYTVYQRLLTVKGRKATEPVGGTDSIYKNLAPLSADDF, encoded by the coding sequence ATGAACAACCCCCCCTCGCGCGCGAACCGCCGCCAAACCGGCTTCACGCTGGTCGAACTCCTCGTGGTGATCGCCATCATCGGCATGCTGATGGCGCTGCTCATCCCCGCCGTGGGCGCCGCCCGGGCCCGGGCCCGGCAAATCACTTGCACGAACCAGCTGAAACAGCTCGCGACCGGGATCATCAATTACGAGAGCAGCAAGCAGAAGTACCCGGGCTACGTTCAGAGCCTGAAGCGCTCAGACGGAGCGAGCTTCCTCCGCATCCGGGTCCAGACCCTCAGCAACTCGTTATTCGAGAGCACCAGCAACCGGGCCGAGTCGCTCGTGAGCTGGGCCGCGATGATCCTGCCGGAGATCGAAGGGAACGACATCTACGACGCGATGTTCGACGCGACGACAACCGGTCCACGCGCCCAGATCCTGCCGCTCGAAGTCTTCCGCTGCCCCGACGACACCGAGATGTCCGCGCTGTCCGACACCGCCGGCCTGACCTACGTCGCGAACACGGGGACCTGGGATTGGTACGGCACGAACAATCAGCCCTTGCCCTCCTCCAGCAACTTCGGCGCGGCCGAATACAACGCGATCGCGGGGGACACCAAGTCGAACGGCATCTTCCACAACCGAACGTTCGACAATGTTTCGTTGAACATGTCGGACGTGAGCAGCGGTGACGGCGCCTCAAACACCCTGCTGCTCTCCGAAAACATCCACAAAGAGATCGAGGAGCCCGAGTCGTCCAACCTCCGGCTGTACACCTGGGCGGGCGTCTTCCCCGGCACGCCGGGCGAGCAGCAGCTCGGCATGGTCTGGATCGACCCCGAGCAGTACGACTCGGGCAACCTCAACGCCAACCCGTTTGTGGAAGTGAGCGGCGTCCCGATTCAGTACGCCTTCTCGCAGGAGGGCGATGCGGTGGGCTACCCCATTGCGAGCCCGGTGTTCGCGCGGCCCGCGTCCAGCCATCCGGGCGGCGCCTTCAACGCCGCCTTCGCGGACGGCTCCACCAGGACCTTTCAGCCGGACCTCGATTACACGGTCTACCAACGCCTGCTGACCGTGAAGGGCCGCAAGGCGACCGAACCGGTGGGCGGGACCGACTCGATTTACAAGAACCTCGCACCGCTCTCCGCCGACGACTTCTGA
- a CDS encoding SigmaW regulon antibacterial, which produces MLATTLLTALPLAAWYDNVVVRALLGLFILVAIVVMAIFLINYGRILFQAYFSNVPMNPIDLPLMSLRQVPPRVIIDARIQAMQAGVGQDPATGITTKRLEAHYLAGGNVARVINAIIAAHRADIDLDFDRAAAIDLAGRDVLDAVKTSVYPKVIDCPDPEKSPKSTLSAVAKNGVELKVRARVTVRTNLKKLIGGATEDTIIARVGEGIITAIGSSADHLKVMENPDRISKAVLERGLDAQTAFAIVSIDIADIDIGENIGARLQADQAEADTRKAQAMAEKRRADAIAREQEMKAEVAAKRGEVVAAEAEVPRAMADAFRQGNLATLSNGES; this is translated from the coding sequence ATGCTCGCGACCACCCTGCTGACCGCCCTCCCCCTCGCCGCCTGGTACGACAACGTCGTTGTCCGGGCGCTGCTGGGGCTGTTCATCCTGGTGGCGATCGTCGTGATGGCGATCTTCCTGATCAATTACGGCCGGATCCTCTTCCAGGCGTACTTCTCGAACGTCCCGATGAACCCGATCGACCTGCCGCTCATGAGCCTGCGGCAGGTCCCCCCCCGGGTGATTATCGACGCCCGCATCCAGGCGATGCAGGCGGGCGTGGGGCAGGACCCGGCGACCGGCATCACGACCAAGCGGCTGGAGGCCCACTACCTGGCCGGCGGCAACGTGGCCCGCGTGATCAACGCGATCATCGCCGCCCACCGGGCCGACATCGATCTCGACTTCGACCGCGCCGCGGCGATCGACCTGGCCGGACGCGACGTGCTGGACGCCGTCAAGACGAGCGTCTACCCGAAGGTGATCGACTGCCCCGACCCCGAGAAGTCGCCCAAGAGCACGCTGAGCGCCGTCGCCAAGAACGGCGTCGAGCTGAAAGTCCGGGCGCGGGTCACCGTGCGGACCAACCTGAAGAAGCTGATCGGCGGCGCCACCGAGGACACGATCATCGCCCGCGTCGGCGAGGGGATCATCACGGCGATCGGCTCGTCGGCGGACCACCTCAAGGTGATGGAGAACCCGGACCGCATCAGCAAGGCGGTGCTGGAGCGTGGGCTCGACGCGCAGACGGCTTTCGCGATCGTGTCGATCGACATCGCCGACATCGATATCGGCGAGAACATCGGCGCCCGCTTGCAGGCGGACCAGGCCGAGGCCGACACCCGCAAGGCCCAGGCGATGGCCGAGAAGCGTCGCGCCGACGCGATCGCCCGCGAGCAGGAGATGAAGGCCGAGGTCGCCGCCAAGCGGGGCGAGGTGGTCGCCGCCGAGGCCGAAGTCCCCCGCGCCATGGCCGACGCCTTCCGCCAGGGCAACCTGGCGACGCTCTCCAACGGCGAGTCGTGA
- the ynaI gene encoding Low conductance mechanosensitive channel YnaI: MLKNRSKRPRPARLCLLIAGLCLGSARADTTAFAPEAPPDAPAATPAPNPIPVERRSPRAVLRSFFERMRADEKRSAAELLDLSQVSAVAAEKRRPDLAYKLYRLIRNVGNPPVRASAGGEKDLPEIVTDPQAEAPGFEGSDSTSEYDFENVPSKDSERQKPWPLDQWLIDPSPEAAQLKIARQEDGGWRFSAETVGQIDALYERVTTRLEDSPAGQARAMLAANGDPEPTATTEEVLRQAFPKWLQTTHFLIPTYQWILLGCLVPIGRVIEKATCLLLTPIGDFFLGRIDPEFIEAHQTTAKVWRPVGRLANATAWVVGADWIGLPIAVMSVLSVVLRVIAVVAAVLAVYRVLDLVAGYFLRRAKRRDRKSDDLVIPLATSTAKIVATLAGVVAAVASLSDELPATLIGGLGIGGIAIALASQETLSNFFGSITLLFDRPFEVGDWVNIEGVEGEVERLGFRSTQIRTGINSQVTVPNSKLAGANVDNLGRRKYRRYLNKLGLEYGTPPERIEAFCEGVRELIRRHPHTRKDFYAAYFNDFGPASLDVLVVVYFEVPDWATELRERHRLLADIARLAESLGVAFAFPTQTLHLHRGESAAAPEAIGEEEGADLLGARKAAEIAGELANYQDRPGRVKFPGPTQLD, encoded by the coding sequence ATGCTCAAAAACCGCTCGAAACGCCCCCGCCCGGCCCGGCTGTGCCTGCTGATCGCGGGGTTGTGCCTCGGCTCGGCGCGGGCCGACACGACCGCCTTTGCGCCCGAGGCCCCGCCCGATGCCCCCGCCGCCACCCCGGCGCCGAACCCGATCCCCGTCGAACGCCGCTCGCCCCGGGCGGTGCTGCGGTCGTTCTTCGAGCGGATGCGGGCGGACGAGAAGCGTTCCGCCGCCGAGCTGCTCGACCTATCCCAAGTGAGCGCGGTGGCCGCCGAGAAGCGGAGGCCCGACCTGGCGTACAAGCTCTACCGGCTGATCCGCAACGTGGGCAATCCGCCGGTGCGCGCCAGCGCGGGGGGTGAAAAGGACCTGCCGGAGATCGTGACCGACCCGCAGGCGGAGGCTCCCGGATTCGAGGGGAGCGATTCGACCTCGGAGTACGACTTCGAGAATGTCCCCTCCAAGGACTCGGAACGTCAGAAGCCGTGGCCGCTTGATCAATGGCTCATCGACCCCTCTCCCGAAGCGGCTCAACTGAAGATCGCCCGGCAGGAGGACGGCGGGTGGCGGTTCAGTGCGGAGACGGTCGGCCAGATCGATGCGCTGTACGAGCGGGTCACGACGCGGCTCGAGGATTCGCCCGCGGGGCAGGCCCGCGCCATGTTGGCCGCGAACGGAGATCCCGAACCGACCGCGACCACCGAGGAAGTCCTCCGTCAGGCGTTTCCCAAGTGGCTTCAGACCACTCACTTTTTGATCCCGACCTATCAGTGGATCTTGCTGGGCTGCCTGGTGCCGATCGGCCGGGTCATCGAGAAAGCGACTTGCCTGCTGCTGACGCCGATCGGCGACTTCTTCCTCGGGCGTATCGATCCGGAGTTCATCGAAGCTCATCAAACCACCGCCAAGGTGTGGCGGCCGGTGGGCCGGCTGGCGAACGCGACGGCTTGGGTGGTGGGCGCCGACTGGATCGGCTTGCCGATCGCGGTGATGAGCGTCTTGTCGGTCGTGCTACGGGTCATCGCCGTGGTCGCCGCGGTGCTCGCCGTTTACCGCGTGCTCGACCTGGTGGCGGGGTACTTCTTGCGGCGGGCCAAGCGACGCGACCGCAAGTCGGACGACTTGGTGATCCCGCTGGCCACTTCAACCGCGAAGATCGTCGCCACGCTCGCGGGCGTCGTCGCCGCGGTCGCCTCGCTGAGCGACGAGCTCCCAGCGACGTTGATCGGTGGCCTCGGGATCGGCGGCATCGCGATCGCCCTCGCCTCGCAGGAGACGCTCTCCAACTTCTTCGGCTCGATCACCCTGCTGTTCGACCGCCCCTTCGAGGTCGGCGACTGGGTCAACATCGAGGGGGTCGAGGGCGAGGTCGAACGGCTCGGTTTCCGCAGCACGCAGATCCGCACGGGGATCAACTCGCAGGTGACGGTCCCCAACAGCAAGCTGGCCGGGGCGAACGTCGACAACCTCGGACGCCGCAAGTACCGCCGCTACCTGAACAAGCTCGGCCTGGAATACGGCACCCCGCCCGAACGGATCGAGGCGTTCTGCGAGGGCGTCCGGGAGCTGATCCGGCGGCACCCGCACACGCGGAAGGATTTCTACGCGGCTTACTTCAACGACTTCGGCCCCGCGTCGCTCGACGTGCTGGTGGTGGTTTACTTCGAGGTCCCCGACTGGGCGACCGAGCTCCGCGAGCGGCACCGGCTGCTGGCGGACATCGCCCGGCTGGCCGAGTCGCTCGGCGTGGCGTTCGCCTTCCCGACCCAGACGCTGCACCTGCACCGGGGCGAGTCGGCCGCGGCGCCCGAGGCGATCGGCGAGGAGGAGGGGGCCGATCTTCTTGGCGCGAGAAAAGCGGCCGAGATCGCGGGTGAGTTGGCGAACTACCAGGACCGACCCGGCCGCGTGAAGTTCCCCGGGCCGACCCAGCTCGATTGA